CAGAAACATGGTCCTTAACAATATTCAAAACCTCTTTATTGGAATAATGATCATTGACCCTGATATCTACCACAAAATGACAGGTTGCGGGAACTACATTATGCTGGCTCCCGGCATTTATCTGTGTTACGGTCATTTTAGTATCCTTAAGGGTTTCTGAAACTTTAGGGAATGTATACGTTTCAAACCAGTTTATCGCTCGCATAGCCTTATTGATGGCATGATCTCCTCTCATATGCGCAGCGTGTCCTGCCTCTCCGTGAGCATAACAGTCCAAAACCAGTAATCCTTTTTCGGCAATGGCAAGGTCGAGTAAAGTGGGTTCCCCCACAATGGCGAAATCTATTACCGGCATCAAGGGGATCATTGATCGAATACCATTTTTCCCTGAATTCTCTTCTTCGGCTGATGCCAGCAGGACCAGATTATACTTAAGATCTTTTTTTTGATAGAAATGAATAAAAGTGGATATCAAAGCTACCAAACAACCTCCGGCATCATTTGATCCAAGGCCAAACAGTTTTCCATCTTCAATCGATGCCTTAAACGGATCTCTTGTATACCCTTTATTAGGCTTAACCGTATCATGATGTGAATTTAACAGAATTGACGGCTTGGAAGGGTCAAAATTCTGATTCAAGGACCAGATATTATTATCCTTTCTTTTGCAGGAAACAGCATTTCGCTCCAAAAACCGTTCGATGATCGAGGCTGTTTTATCTTCTTCACCTGACAATGAAGGGGTATTGATCAGATCGATCAATAATTCAACTGCCTGTTTTCCCATTTCATTTATCATAACTTCAAAGTCGTATACCTGATTTCTTTATTACCTATTAATTGGGGCTTTCCAATTCTTACTTTATCAACTCCATGTTCCAGGGCTTCATAACAATTTTTAAGCTTTGGCAGCATTCCATCAGCAATAATACCATTTTCCACCAAGTCCGCATAGGTAAGTTTGTCTATTTCTTCGATAATTGAATCTTCATTTTCAACATCTTGCAATACCCCTGCTTTTTCAAAGCAATATATTAAATCCACCCTGTATTCAGCAGACATGGACTTGGCAAGTTCTGCAGCAATAGTATCTGCGTTGGTGTTAAGCAACTGCCCATTTTTATCATGGGTAATGGCCGAAAAAACAGGACTCACTCCCGATTCCAGAAAGCAGGTGATCATCCCCGAATCCACTTGATCAATATCTCCGGCAAAACCATAGTCAATTTCTTTAACGATTCTTTTATGCGCCCTGATCACATTGGCATCAGCACCACTTAAACCAAGGGCATTACAATTAAGAGCCTGAAGGCTTGCAACAATGTTTTTATTTAAAAGTCCGGCATAGACCATGGTAACTACTTCCAGATTTGCCGCATCGGTAATCCTTCTTCCTCCGGCCATTTTGGGCGACAAGCCCATAGCGTCCGCTATCTCCGTTGCCTTTTTACCACCGCCATGGACAAGAATTTTCATCCCTTCGAGATTTGAAAAGTCCCGAAGAAAAGAAATGAGCTGATCCGGGTCGTTAATCACATTTCCACCAATTTTTACAATGGTTAAATCCTTTGTCATGTTATTCCGATTTCGAATTTATAGGGTTTCCAATATTTTCTTTAAAACAATCTGTGCGGCATAGGTTCGGTTATCAGCCTGTTGAATAACCAAAGAGTGTCCGCTTTCCAATACCTCATCATTGACGACAACATTTCTCCTTACCGGTAAACAATGCATAAATCTGCCCTTATTTGTTAAAGCCATTTTTTCTTCACTAATTGTCCAGGAAGCATCTTTTGAGGTTACTTTGCCATATTCCCTGAAAGAACTCCAGTTTTTAGTGTAAATATAATCGGCTCCTTTAAAAGCTTTATTCTGATCATATTCAACGGTACTTTCACCAACTATTTCGGGGTCAAGTTCGTAACCCTCGGGATGAGTAATCACAAATTCCGCATCCTGTCTTTGCATCATTTCAATAAAAGAATTCGCAACAGCATGAGGAAGTGCTTTAGGATGCGGTGCCCAGGATAACACCACTTTTGGTTTTTTATTCTTTATCCGGACGCTGTCTTCCTCGAGTGTTATCGCATCTGCGAGGGCCTGCAGGGGATGTCCTACCGAGCTCTCCATATTTACAATGGGTACTGAGGCGTATTTTACAAAACCGCTCAATACCACTTCTGCCTTATCGAGTTCTTTGTCTTCCAAACCGGCAAAAGCTCTGATGGCAATGATATCGCAAAATTGAGAAATAACCTGTGCTGCTTCTTTGACATGCTCTGATTTCCCCTGGTCCATGATAATGCCATTACCGTATTCCAGGGCCCAGCCTTCTTTATCAAAGTTCATCACCATACAATTCATACCTAATTGCTGTGCTGCCTTTTGTGTGCTTAATCTCGTTCTTAAACTAGGGTTAAAGAACAACAGGCCTATGGTTTTATCAGACCCTAGCTGCTTGTATTTCAAGGGATCCTGTTTCAGGTCTCTGGCTTCCTTAACCCAGTTTTCCAGTGAATCTATGTCCTTTATTGATAAGTAATTCATTCGGTCTTATTTAATATTTTTGTGAACGGGATACTGTCATTGATGGCATTGATCATAAAATTATCACCAATTCCATTCAGGATCCAGGTATCTATTTTTTTTTCTCTTAAAATTTCTGCAGCTTCAATCTTCGACAACATCCCTCCTGTTCCCTGAGAGCTCTTCCCGTCTGTTATTTCATTTCTCAGTGAAGCAAGGTCATTTACACTTATGATCGTTTTCTTTCTGCCGATACCAATGCTTTCTTTGGTATAAATACCGTCGGTATTGGTTGCGATAATAACAAGATCTGCCTTGATTAATCCGGCCGTCAAAGCCGCGAGTTTATCATTGTCCCCAAACTGGATCTCATCCGTAGCCACCGTATCGTTCTCGTTGATAATGGGGATATAATTATTCTCAAGTAAAACATTTAAAGTGTTTACGATATTCTTCCTGGATTTTTCCCTTTCAAAATCCGCGTATGACAAGAGGCATTGTGAGGTAAGCAAGCCCAGTTCACGGAAGTTTTCCTGAAAAATCCGCATCAGGTGTGGTTGACCGATTGCTGCCAGAGCTTGTTTTACATTGATTTCCATTCCACTTGACTCCAGCTTAACAAACTGTTTTGCCACAGCTATGGCCCCTGAACTTACAATGATGAATTCATATCTATCCTGTAATTCAGAAATCTGCCTTCCAATATCTTCAATTTTTCCTCTTGAGATCTGCGAAGTTTCCTTGGTCAGTGTATTTGTACCAATCTTAAGAAGAACCCTTATTTTACCTGATTTGCCCATTTCCGTATACATACCATTTATTGGTCACCAAATGCTGAAGGCCAATCGGGCCTCTTTGATGAAGTTTATCTGTACTTATTGCTAATTCTCCGCCTAAACCAAATTGAAACCCATCCGTAAACCTGGTGGAAGCATTATGATAAACAGCGGCAGCATCAACTGCGTCGAGGAAGAAATCTGCCTCATTTTTATTTTCAGTCACAATCGAAGCCGAATGCCCTCCTCCATATTTATTGATCATTCCCACAGCTTCCTGAGGTGAATTTACATCTGCCAGAACGATCTTGTAATCAAGAAATTCCTGATACCAGATCGACTCGTCCCCAATGGCTTGAACCCCTTCAAACTCATTTAGTCCATTATCGCCAATGATTTCCACATCAAAATCTTTCAATTTACTGATCAGTTCTTTGACAAATCCATCATGGCCGGATAGGCCTTTATGGATAAGTACCTTGTCCAAAGCATTACAGGCAGATATCTTAGCCGTTTTGGCATTGACAATAATTTCAAGTGCTTTTTCTACATCCGCCTCCTTATCAACATAGACAAAATTATTGCCCCTCCCGCTCACGATCACAGGGCAAGAGGCATGTTTTTTCACAAATTCAATCAAACGCTCCCCTCCTCTAGGGATGATCAGGTCGATTTTTTGATCAGGCTGCTTTAAAAAAGCTCTTGTCCGTTCACGATCATAATTTAAATAGGTCACCCAATCTTTATTAATCCCGTTTTGACTAAGTGCTTCATGCCATAAATTTACAATCGCCAAATTTGAATTTAAAGCCTCCTTACCTCCCTTGAGAAGAATTTTATTACCTGATTTAAAAGCAATTCCGCCAGCTTCGATGGTTACATCCGGCCTTGATTCATAAATGATCATCACCGTTCCAAATGAAGCCGTCTTATTATAGATATGGAGTCCGCTCTCATGCTTAAAATGAAATCGTTCCACTCCTAGCGGATCTTCTTGCTGCGCCAGCTGTTCCAGGGACAGGATCATCCCGTCTATTTTCCCCTGATCAACTTTTAAACGATCATACATGGCCAGGTCATTCTGATCAAAGCCCGACATGTCAAGAGCGTTGGCTTCAAGAATATCCTTCTGTTTTTTTCGAACGAGTTCTGCCATGGCTAACAAGACTTTATTCCTTTGCTCCGCAGTCAATATCGATTCCATTGTTCTTTCTTTAACTAGATTCATGATTCAGCATTTTTGTCAATACATTTTTAAGGGCAGTTATAAAAATGTCTATTTCTTTCTTCCCTACAGACAGAGGGGGTAAAATTCGCAATAGATTAGGATCTGCTGATCCTCCTGTAAAGATACCTTCTTCATAGATCAGGGCTTTCCTTAGTTCCGCAACGGGAAAATCAAAGGACGCCCCAAGCATAAGGCCTTTTCCTTTAATCGCTTTTACCTGACCAACCTCCTTTATTCTATCAAGAAAATACGATGATATACTATTTACATTTTTCATCAATTCTTCATCAGAAATTACTTCCAGAACAGCCAAAACAGCGGCACATGCTAAATGATTACCTCCAAAAGTTGTTCCCAGCAAACCGTAAGAAGCCTTGATCTTATCTGAAATCAGAATTCCTCCAACAGGAAATCCGTTTCCCATTCCCTTAGCCATACTGATAATATCCGGTTGAATTCCATGGTGCTGAAATGAAAAGAATTTACCACTCCTTCCAAATCCGGATTGAATTTCATCCAGAATCAGTACTACACCGTACTGTCTGCATAAATGCTCTAAAGCCTGAAAAAATTCAGTGGTCCCCTGATTCAAACCGCCAACTCCCTGTATACCTTCAATGATAACTGCCGCTGCGTCTCCCTTTTTCAATTCAGTTTCCAGGGCGTTCAAGTCATTCAAAGGAAGAAAAACCACTTCCTGCTGTTTGTTCAAAGGAGCATTGATCTTCAAATTATCTGTTGCTGCAACCGCTGCTGATGTCCTTCCGTGAAAGGCTTTATGAAAAGCGATGATCTTCTTTTTCCCTGTCTCAAAAGAGGCCATCTTAAGTGCATTCTCGTTGGCCTCTGCTCCTGAATTACAGAGGAACAAATTATAGTCCGAACAACCCGATACTTCACCCAGCTTTCTTGCCAGTTCTTCCTGTAACGGATTTTTTATGGAATTACTATAGAATCCCATCTTGCTTAATTGCTCACTCAATCTTTTTAGATATTCCCTATGACTGTGACCTATTGAGATCACTCCATGGCCGCCGTAAAGGTCGAGATATTTTTTCCCTTTATCGTCAAACACATAGCAGCCCCTCGCGCTGACAGGAGTTACATCATAAAGCGGATATACATCAAATAATTCCATATCAAATCGTTTAAATCTGGTTTATTTTCTCGTACGAGGTGACCAGCCCTTTAATTATAGAAGAACTCAATCCCTGATGTTCCATCTCATTCAGCCCTTCTATGGTACAACCACTTGGGGTGGTAACCTTATCGATCTCCTGTTCAGGATGACTCTGTGAATCAATGAGCAGACTGGCAGCTCCCAGACAGGTTTGCATGGAAAGCTTTTGAGCTTCCTCACTATGAAATCCAAGTTGAACGGCACCCTGGGTTGTGGCTCGGATCAATCGCATCCAAAATGCGATACCACTGGCACAAATTACGGTAGCCGCCTGCATTAAACTTTCTTCAATACACATGGTCTCTCCCAGGGCATTGAATATGCTTTTTGCCTTATGAACATTTACCTGAGCAACCTCATTTGCGCTGATACAGGTCATGGATTGCCCCACTGAAATCGC
This DNA window, taken from Lutimonas zeaxanthinifaciens, encodes the following:
- a CDS encoding M20 family metallo-hydrolase, which codes for MINEMGKQAVELLIDLINTPSLSGEEDKTASIIERFLERNAVSCKRKDNNIWSLNQNFDPSKPSILLNSHHDTVKPNKGYTRDPFKASIEDGKLFGLGSNDAGGCLVALISTFIHFYQKKDLKYNLVLLASAEEENSGKNGIRSMIPLMPVIDFAIVGEPTLLDLAIAEKGLLVLDCYAHGEAGHAAHMRGDHAINKAMRAINWFETYTFPKVSETLKDTKMTVTQINAGSQHNVVPATCHFVVDIRVNDHYSNKEVLNIVKDHVSVEVKERSLNLNSSSIPGDHEIVQAGIKLGRKIYGSPTLSDQANLNCPSLKLGPGDSLRSHKADEFIFEKEIYEGIDLYIKLLEQIL
- the argB gene encoding acetylglutamate kinase — translated: MTKDLTIVKIGGNVINDPDQLISFLRDFSNLEGMKILVHGGGKKATEIADAMGLSPKMAGGRRITDAANLEVVTMVYAGLLNKNIVASLQALNCNALGLSGADANVIRAHKRIVKEIDYGFAGDIDQVDSGMITCFLESGVSPVFSAITHDKNGQLLNTNADTIAAELAKSMSAEYRVDLIYCFEKAGVLQDVENEDSIIEEIDKLTYADLVENGIIADGMLPKLKNCYEALEHGVDKVRIGKPQLIGNKEIRYTTLKL
- a CDS encoding N-acetylornithine carbamoyltransferase — translated: MNYLSIKDIDSLENWVKEARDLKQDPLKYKQLGSDKTIGLLFFNPSLRTRLSTQKAAQQLGMNCMVMNFDKEGWALEYGNGIIMDQGKSEHVKEAAQVISQFCDIIAIRAFAGLEDKELDKAEVVLSGFVKYASVPIVNMESSVGHPLQALADAITLEEDSVRIKNKKPKVVLSWAPHPKALPHAVANSFIEMMQRQDAEFVITHPEGYELDPEIVGESTVEYDQNKAFKGADYIYTKNWSSFREYGKVTSKDASWTISEEKMALTNKGRFMHCLPVRRNVVVNDEVLESGHSLVIQQADNRTYAAQIVLKKILETL
- the proB gene encoding glutamate 5-kinase, producing MYTEMGKSGKIRVLLKIGTNTLTKETSQISRGKIEDIGRQISELQDRYEFIIVSSGAIAVAKQFVKLESSGMEINVKQALAAIGQPHLMRIFQENFRELGLLTSQCLLSYADFEREKSRKNIVNTLNVLLENNYIPIINENDTVATDEIQFGDNDKLAALTAGLIKADLVIIATNTDGIYTKESIGIGRKKTIISVNDLASLRNEITDGKSSQGTGGMLSKIEAAEILREKKIDTWILNGIGDNFMINAINDSIPFTKILNKTE
- a CDS encoding glutamate-5-semialdehyde dehydrogenase; amino-acid sequence: MESILTAEQRNKVLLAMAELVRKKQKDILEANALDMSGFDQNDLAMYDRLKVDQGKIDGMILSLEQLAQQEDPLGVERFHFKHESGLHIYNKTASFGTVMIIYESRPDVTIEAGGIAFKSGNKILLKGGKEALNSNLAIVNLWHEALSQNGINKDWVTYLNYDRERTRAFLKQPDQKIDLIIPRGGERLIEFVKKHASCPVIVSGRGNNFVYVDKEADVEKALEIIVNAKTAKISACNALDKVLIHKGLSGHDGFVKELISKLKDFDVEIIGDNGLNEFEGVQAIGDESIWYQEFLDYKIVLADVNSPQEAVGMINKYGGGHSASIVTENKNEADFFLDAVDAAAVYHNASTRFTDGFQFGLGGELAISTDKLHQRGPIGLQHLVTNKWYVYGNGQIR
- a CDS encoding aspartate aminotransferase family protein, with amino-acid sequence MELFDVYPLYDVTPVSARGCYVFDDKGKKYLDLYGGHGVISIGHSHREYLKRLSEQLSKMGFYSNSIKNPLQEELARKLGEVSGCSDYNLFLCNSGAEANENALKMASFETGKKKIIAFHKAFHGRTSAAVAATDNLKINAPLNKQQEVVFLPLNDLNALETELKKGDAAAVIIEGIQGVGGLNQGTTEFFQALEHLCRQYGVVLILDEIQSGFGRSGKFFSFQHHGIQPDIISMAKGMGNGFPVGGILISDKIKASYGLLGTTFGGNHLACAAVLAVLEVISDEELMKNVNSISSYFLDRIKEVGQVKAIKGKGLMLGASFDFPVAELRKALIYEEGIFTGGSADPNLLRILPPLSVGKKEIDIFITALKNVLTKMLNHESS
- the proC gene encoding pyrroline-5-carboxylate reductase, which translates into the protein MKIAIIGVGNLGYSIAVGILGQKKEIGCKSLYLTKRNTSSLSHFDKVSLVKTTTDNRRAVKYSDVIILAVQPAQLMEVLKEIQDLIDPKKHIIISVATGRKISDIESLLPDGVPVIRCMPNTAISVGQSMTCISANEVAQVNVHKAKSIFNALGETMCIEESLMQAATVICASGIAFWMRLIRATTQGAVQLGFHSEEAQKLSMQTCLGAASLLIDSQSHPEQEIDKVTTPSGCTIEGLNEMEHQGLSSSIIKGLVTSYEKINQI